Part of the Oncorhynchus nerka isolate Pitt River linkage group LG14, Oner_Uvic_2.0, whole genome shotgun sequence genome is shown below.
TGTTTATAAAAAATGTATTCAGTAAACTGTATGGCTATGGCCAGTAAACATCAGACCAAGGGAGGAACAAACAGTGAGCTAACATTTTTTACATCTCCTGAGCTTCTTTAGGATGTAGGTTACAGTACACAATTATTTTATTTGTCTATCTCCTGAGCTTCTTTAGGATGTAGGTTACAGTACACAATTATTTTATTTGTCTATCTCCTGAGCTTCTTTAGGATGTAGGTTACAGTACACAATTATTTTATTTGTCTATCTCCTGAGCTTCTTCAGGATGTAGGTTACAGTACACAATTATTTTATTTGTCTATCTCCTGAGCTTCTTTAGGATGTAGGCTACAATACACAATTATTTTATTTGTCTATCTCCTGAGCTTCTTCAggatgtaggctacagtacacaaTTATTTTATTTGTCTATCTCCTGAGCTTCTTCAggatgtaggctacagtacacaaTTATTTTATTTGTCTATCTCCTCAGCTTCTTTAGGATGTAGGCTACAATACACAATTATTTTATTTCTGACAGACATCTTCCATAAGTCTTAAAAGCCTAAAATGCAGTTATCCATCCACTGTAGTAGGCATTTAGAGCTCACCTGTTAGTGCTGGCAGTGTGGTGTGTGAGCGCTCTGTCTGAGGGGGTGTCACTGTGAGCCTGTGGTGGAATAAGGACACACTTTTAGCTGTCTACCGAAGCCCCAGTTATCAGTGAATATGGGTTAGACTTCTTCTTTCCATTGTGGTACTGTTACTATTAATTCTGTAGAGTGGGTATATGGGGGAACTTACAGAACGTGAGTTAGAGTGGGAGTATTTGGCCAGTATATCGGAGGGCCGTAAGGGGGCTTGTGGGGAAGGGCAGTGGGAGAAGGTGCTGTgtttgggagggaggggtggaacgAGGCGAGAGCTGGGGAACTGGTACTCTTCAGACGACAtctgcatcagagagagagagcgagagagagagagagagagagagagagagaagttgaaAGGAGAGTCAATGCAAGAGAAAACCCCCCGAGGCAGAGACAGTAAAAGATaatcccaccccacccccacacacaacaaaacacacccTCTTCATATAGGCCAGGTTTTTCATGACTAGCTGTACATCCTCCAggtcatcttcctcttcctcgcTGACAGACAGGTAAGGATCCACCAGAATGGACTCTGTCCCTCTGATGTCACAGCGACAGTATGGGCAGGTGTGTCCATCCGACTTCTGCAACACATGGAATGATCACACCAGGTAAAACAGAAAAAACATGATCTACACATCTGTACTGTCTGTTAATGTGTGGAAACTCACATGTCTGTGTACGTTTGTGTATTGTTGTATCAAATCaattcacattttatttgtcacatacttcgtaacaacaggtatagactaacagtgaaatacttccgggcccttcccaacaatgcagagagaaaaatgatTGCTATATGTCAAAAAGATCCCTGGGATGATGCAGTAATTTGTCAAGAGCATTCCCGAGCAGATATATTTCCCATGCTGAAACTACAATACCCATAATAATGTCCTTTCTGTGTGTTATTTGCATGAAGCTACACTTACAGTAAAGCAACTGGTTTAGCATATCAAATAAAGATTGAGCATTCTACCGTAGTTCACTGGTAAAAACCGGAGTATTCTGTTCAAATCGAATCTACTGTTTCTTCTTGTCCCCTGAAGTGTGACTGTGaccgtgtgtgtcagtgtgtgagagtgtgtgaccCGGTGAGGAGTGGAAACTCTAAGGGTGAGTTTCCTCAGTGTGAGTGTATCATGAGGAAGATGTACGCGTCGGCTCACACAGGAAGTCCTAACCCACATGTTAGGACATGATGGCCAATAATACTGCTCTACATGCTGCTACGCCGGTTCACCTACTGATGTGTAGTGGGCTGGCTCACTGACTGACGCACAGATGGACAGACTAGCCTACTGACAAACTGACTGAcagattaactgactgactgactaactaactgactaactgactgattgACAGGTGGATGGGAAGACATTAACTGTCTGACCAAAAACCAATTCCATACAGTTAACCCAAATTGGTATGTTGATTATGTATATTAATACAAGAGGATGTGGCTGGGTGATGTCAGAGACATTGTGTGAGTGAACGATGTGTGGTTTGACTTTGAGGATTTTGTTGGTGACGTCGTCAATCACAGAGTAGGCATACCTGCCATCCTGTGAGGCAGGGTTGGCACAGCAGGTGTCCGCAGGGCTGGATGCGTgtgtccttgtctctctctgtacagatCTTACACAGCTGGAAGGTACTACCCATCTCACAGTACATCTCATACTCGTCCTCTGTGACTTTGACCCTGCTTCTCTGTGCTGGTTCACACAGACTGGTGAGGTCTGGGTTCACATCACGTCCGTCAGGGTAAAGATAGCTGCAGACAAAcacaacacagaattacacacacattatgtaaaACGATAACAGGCTTGTGCAAttgttgtgtgtgagtgttggtCAGCAGTTTGTTCACCTGCACCCGCCCACAATTTTTAATAACCCATCAGCACTCTGTCATGGAAATATTGCAAAATTATGTTATAATGCTTTTATTGCATCAAATGATTGTTTCATTCGACAGAACAGAGTATTCTgttaactattgtgtgtgtgttctactgaggatgggcctctatgAGATAACACTGACAGAGGAAATGTATAATGTctttgggtgataaaacctaaagagcattccagagcACGAGTTAACTTTTCTGCTCTATACCGTGCCAGGGAGAGATGGTTCCCGTTTGGAGTCTTAACCTTGTGACACATTCTATGTATCTGTTGTTcgtcatgtaggttgaaagggggtgtatcttggctataaaagacctTTGTACTTTTGACTCTCAACGGATCATTAGAAATGGTGAATCGTTGACAAGTCATTGCTATTGCAAAGCTCTTATTATTAAAGATTTAGTTGAAGTagaactctgacttgtgtgataggtttgtctctcctcatttgatagtaaagaaatgAACCACCACAACTCCTGTTCCCAAGTCAAAATGTTGCCTACATTTGGTGtatcattttactgcaagaaatgcttaattgtgcaggagttaatattaaggCTATGTGAGAGGCTATAGACGTACTGTTAGTGTCCAGATTTAGTTTTCCATTCAACACAtttgaacagtaggctacagttccttTGACTTGCCATGGGCCTATTTGAAGTCCCCATCTTGTGACTGTGGAATTTGTATAGAgtctcacaatcatcacacataaaTCACATAACAtcacactgctatcatcctctgtTATCACTTCacaaatctttcccaaacatgacttttctggccctcccttctctttatttcCAACTCTTCATTTCACAGCTTTTCTCTAATTGAATTCAACTCTGGCATTGTCCTTTTTGCCTCCATGTATTGAAGTGAGCTTTTTCTGCCAGTTACCATAAGCGATTGGAGTGTACACTATTTAGCACTCGTACAGTTAGGCCATAAAGCTTAGGCTTATGCTCTAAAGCCATCGCAtcactggtgtgtgtgtcagtggaggctcctgaggggaggacggctcataataatggccggaacgtcgcaaatgaaatggcatcaaacacctggaaaccatggaaaccatgtgtttgatgtatttgataccattccactgattacACTCCAGTCATGACCACAAGCCTGTCCTACCCAATTAAggttccaccaacctcctgtggtgtgtccatgtgtgtgtttacTCACCAGCCCTCCGTGAAGCCCTGGATGAGGGCCTGGTAGAGAGGTGTATTCTGGGGGATCGTCTGTACGATGCCACCATCACCAGTCACATGACCAATGGCCCACTGGCCCATCCGAGTGCAGCTCAGACGAAAGATGTAgctggacagagatacagagttCACATGGAAACGTCTTTACTGAAGTACATACAGATTTGACCATGAAATACAGGTAAccgccaaaataaaggaaacaccaacataaagtatcTTAtcagggcgttgggccaccacgagccagaacagcttcaatgcatcattggaatagattctacaagtgtctggaactctattggaaggatgcgacaccattcttccatgagaaattcaataatttggtgttttgttgatggtggttgaAAACGGTGCctcaggcgccgctccagaatctcccataagcaTTCAAttaggttgagatctggtgactaagagggccatggcatatggtttacattgttttcatgctcatcaaaccattcagtgacctctCATGCCCAGTGGGTGTCATCTTATAGCCatagtagccaaaataatgggcaaaataatggcctgcccagcatttttgtacatgaccctaagcataatgGGATGCCAATTGCTTAATTAGCACagaaaccacacctgtgtggaagcaccttctTTCATTATACGTTGTACCCCTCATttcctcaagtgtttccattattttggcagttacctctaCTTATCTAGGTATCATTCTTTACTATCACTATAATtataatgacagtgtaatgacagtgtgtcCCATTAAAAGTAATCATTGCAGATATTGTTGTAGGGTATGGTACATCTCCTCTCTTTCCTATCCCGCGgttccttcccttcatctactctctctcgccACACCCCAACCCATCCACCTCCAAACAATCTCTCCTGTCCTCACCTCCCGGGCCGGTGCAGGTAGTTTTGGAGGCGGGCTTTGACCTGGTCGTAGGTGAGGAAGGCCATGTAACCGGGATGGGTCACTGCCAACTGGTTCCAGTTCCTCAGAAGAGACCTCCAGGGctgacaggagaggggaggacatATTTACTATCAGTTGAAATATGTGTTATTTTTTCCACTTTGGAATGTTTTGGCTTTCTTTAGACAGTAGGAGAGAAAGAATGGGATAGACGTCTTGGAAAGTGACAGAATGCATGTTCACTGAACATTATGTGAGGTGTCTAATTAACCAGGATGTAGGGCTACTTAGAACAGGGCTAACATATATGGATCACATGTACCTGGAATAGCCTGGTGAAGATGTCAAACTCGAACACTGAGATGTGGTTGTTACAGGTGAGATCTACAGTGGACTTTAGAGCCATGGactccatcccctcttcaaagCCATGGACCCTACGGAGATGCTGCTTAAAACTGCTCCACTGTACAATACAcctaggagagagaatgagaggaggggaggagagggagagaggaggggaggagagggagagaggaggggaggagagggagagaggggtgtgagATAAAGGAAGaaggaaaatgagagagagaaaagagagtgaaAGTGAGAGGAGTGAAAACACAAGTGGAGGAACAGAATACTTTTCACAAGACTAGAAAAAAACTGCCTACAcaactggtcaaaagttttagaacacctactcactcaagggtttttcttcatttgttACTAtctcctacattgtagaataacagtgaagacataaaacaatgaaataacacatggaatcatgggGTAAACAAAAAATCGatctatattttatatttgagattcttcaaagccactgtttgccttgatgacatctttgcacactcttggcattctctcaatcagcttcatgaggtagtcacctggaatgcatttcatttaacaggtgttccttcttaaaagttgatttgtggaatttctttccttctaaatgtgtttgagccaatcagttgtgttgtgaccaggtaggggtggtatacagaagatagccctatttggtaaggaccaagtccatattatggcaagtacagctcaaataagcaaagagaaacgacagtccatcattactttaagacatgaaggtcagtcaatacggaaaatttcaagaactttgaaagtttcttcaagtgcagtcgcaaaacccatcaagcgcaatgattaaactggctctcttgaggaccgccacagcaatggaagacccagagttacctctggataagttcattagagttaccagcctcagaaattgcagcccaaataaatgcttcacagagttcaagtaacagacacatctcgacatcaactgttcaggggagactgtgtgaatcaggccttcatggtcgaattgctgcaaagaaatcactactaaaggacaccaataataagaagagacttgcttgggccaagaaacatgagaaattgacattagaccggtggaaatgtgtccttctCCTTTGgagatttttagttccaacctgccatctctttgtgagacgcggtgcgggtgaacggatgatctctgcatgtgtatttcccactgtaaagcatggaggagaaggtgttgtgatgtgggggtgctttgctagtgacagTGTCTGTGATTTGtttggaattcaaggcacacttaaccagcatggctcccacagcattctgcagtgatacgccatcccatctggtttgggattagtgggactatcatttgtttttcaacaggacaatgacccaaaacacaccttcaggctgtgtaagggctatttgaccaagaaggagatggagggctgcatcagatgacctgacctccacaatcccccgacctcaaccaaattgagatggtttgggatgagtcggaccacagagtgaaggaaaagcagccaacaagtgctcagcatatgtgggaactccttcaagactgttggaaaagcattccaggtgaagctggttgagagaatgtcaagagtgtgcaaaactgtcatcagggcaaagggtggttatttgaagtatctcaaatataaaatatatttagatttgtttaacacttttttggttcctacatgattccatatgtgttatttcatagttttgatgtcttcactattattctacaatgtagaaaatagtcaaaataaagaagaatccttgaatgagtaggtgttctaaaacttttgaccagtagtgtatatacAAATATACTGTTCCTATTTGTGGAATGTTCTGTCAAGCCCACGTCCCTTATTCCATTCTAGTTCCACTGTTACCCCACCCAACACTCACTTGGTTCCAAATGCTCGCCTCCAGAACTCTCCGGCCTCTGTCTTAGTCAGCCTAAAGGTGTCACCTTGAAAGCTTCCCTCGGGAAACATGGCCCGTAGCTCCCAGAGCATGTGACTGAAGAGCAGGGACAGCTTGGTCAAGTTTCTCCTGTGAATGACAGAAAATAACATTAAGCTATTCTTATCTTTTTACAATGTATCAACTAGGGTGATAAGGGTAGGCTTTCTGGTCCATAGCTTAAAATGCAACAGTGGCAGCTAGAATTAAAATAAACTTTAGATCTCATAGACATAATGGGTATTGTACCCTCTAACAAGCAGTAatgtatccctctctttctctctctctcagttcaattcaatttaagggggtttattggcatgggaaacatatgttaacattgccaaagcaagtgaaatagataataaacaaaagttaaataaaccatAACAAATTAACaggaaacattacactcacaaaagttccaaacgaataaaaacatttcaaatgtcatattatgtctatatacagtgttgtaatgatgtgcaaatagttaaagtacaaaagggaaaataaataaacagaaatgtaggttttatttacaatggtgtttgttcttcactggttgcccttttcttgtggcaacaggtcacaaatcttgctgctgtgatggcacactgtggtatttcacccaacagatatgagagtttatcaaaattggatttgttttagaattctttgtgggtctgtgtaatctgagggaaaatgtgtatctaatatggtcatacatttggcaggaggttaagaagtgcagctcagtttccagctccttttgtgggcagtgtgcacatagcctgtcttctcttgagagccatgtctgcctacggtggcctttctcaatagcaaggccatgTTCACTGAGTCTGTATATAGTCAAAGATTTACTTAATtgtgggtcagtcacagtagtcaggtattctgccactgtgtactctctgtttagggccaaatagcattctagtttgctcagtttttttgtaaattcttttcaatctgtcaagtaattatctttttgttttctcatgatttggttgggtctaattgtgttgctgtcctgtggctctgtgggatctgtttgtgtttgtgaacagagccccaggaccagcttgcttaggggactcttctccaggttcatttctctgtaggtgatggctttgttgtggaaggtttagGAATCGCTTCGTTTTAGGTGGTTgcagaatttaacgtctcttttctggattttgatcattagcgggtattggCCTATTTCATGccttatttggtgttttactttGTACACTGATgacatttttgcagaattctgaatacagagtctcaatttggtgattgtcccattttgtgaattcttggttggttgCACTGAACAAATATtcttagccagatcctaattggtatgtcaaattttatgttccttttgatggcatagaaggcccttcttgccttgtctctcagatcgttcacagctttgtggaagttacctgtggcgctgatgtttaggctgaggtatgtattgttacctgtggtgctgatgtttaggctgaggtatgtatATTTTTTGTGTGCtgtagggcaacagtgtctagatggaatttgtatttgtggtcctgacaactggaccttttttggaacaccattacctttgtcttactgagatttactgtcagagcccaggtctaaaacaaggacatttctaagtgaccccaaacttttgaacggtagtgtatatgttttgctgtttgttctttgttatagagccaaaaagattggagaagtggttcatCCATACATCttcattttggatagataactctttgtgttgttgttcgttcagagttttccaattttcccagaagtggttagcttctatggattcttcaattactttgagctgatttctgacttgGCTGTTCCTTTCTCCGTAACGTATTtctgtattgctctctctctctctctctctctcacacacacacacacacacacacacacacacacacacacacacacacacacacacacacacacacacacacacacacacacacacacacaggtacactcaTGCTTGTACAAACAGGATGTCACAGTCTAGGTCTTCCTGTCCTTGTTCGTTTTGTGCCGCAGAAACAGAATTTTCCGTTAGCAACTTGACCAACCAACAAGACACTCAAAGGTTACTGTGTGGCTCTTCTCTTAGTGTGTGTCTATTATCAGCCTGCCAGGGACAGGAAAGATCCGGCCACAAACCTCTTACTGTGTGTTCCACTCACCGTCTCAAccattctctcatctctctggttgtACGGGCAGTTGAGAGCAGGACTGAAGTTTCCATCCTTACCTAACCTGGTTGACCATGTTCATTTCTTAATTTCCACCTCACTCATTCACTACATCCTGTCTACAGTTGAGCTCAATGGTGTGTGTAAAGCATAGCAACTTCTTATTTGAAAAAAAGAGCTTGCATGGCATTGATACTGTACGCGTGATAGTACTATGTGCCTGCCACTCACTGAAGACCAACAAGGCAACAGTACATGTGGCATAGTTACCAGTTTTTGCAATATACTATTATCACTAATGTAATATACAA
Proteins encoded:
- the LOC115140835 gene encoding E3 ubiquitin-protein ligase CBL-like; protein product: MATGGNGLGSDRSLKSTSQPPSASDRSLKSTSQPPSASDRRQVDKALKRLEKLHRLCTNPRLGLRNSPPYLPDVVSETATLLTQVWEPYRGPAAGGQAPRGDEGEYLRIHARHLLDKTKRAVLLFKEGRDKMFEEMSSYRRNLTKLSLLFSHMLWELRAMFPEGSFQGDTFRLTKTEAGEFWRRAFGTKCIVQWSSFKQHLRRVHGFEEGMESMALKSTVDLTCNNHISVFEFDIFTRLFQPWRSLLRNWNQLAVTHPGYMAFLTYDQVKARLQNYLHRPGSYIFRLSCTRMGQWAIGHVTGDGGIVQTIPQNTPLYQALIQGFTEGCYLYPDGRDVNPDLTSLCEPAQRSRVKVTEDEYEMYCEMGSTFQLCKICTERDKDTRIQPCGHLLCQPCLTGWQKSDGHTCPYCRCDIRGTESILVDPYLSVSEEEEDDLEDVQLVMKNLAYMKRMSSEEYQFPSSRLVPPLPPKHSTFSHCPSPQAPLRPSDILAKYSHSNSRSAHSDTPSDRALTHHTASTNRCQWEELASSEEENSGGFRQPPTLPISHRPAMPVPNGTFKKCVFIISVTQ